The Vibrio tritonius genomic sequence GCGTTTAAGTTCTTACGAACTGCGCTCGATGGGCTTAACCATTGAAGCCAAAGGACGCTGCGAAATCATCATCAAATCAGGGGGTCAACGTGAAGTCGTTAATTGCTAAAACCTTACTCGCGGCTTTGCTTGTGCCTTGCTGCATTACACCCGCCCTCGCTATTGAAGCGAAAAGCCCATTTGAGCAACAGCAAGTATTTGAAGCCAACGACACGCCTATTGGTGATTTTGTCGCGTGGTATGCCAAGCAAACCGGACTCAAGGTTCTCTTGGCGCAAGGTGTAACCGGAACGGTGAGTTTTACCGCTCCGCACTTACTTCCGGCAGAGTATCCCGCGTTCTTTGAGTCGGTGCTCCGCTCTCACGGTTATCTTATCGAAAAGGATGGTGATTCTTATGTGGTACGTGTTAATGCCGACGCCTATAACACAATTAAGCCTAGTGACGTGCGTTTGTATCATCTTAACTATGTACGCAACACGAAAGTAGTGGATTTGATTTCATCAGCGCTGAAAGCCACTAACACCCAAATGGTGAAAGATAAGAAGCTCGACAACTACATGGTGCAGGTACTGCCCTCGACCAATGCGATCATTGTTAGCGGAACACCGGAACAACTGGAAAAAATCGAGTTGATATTAAGCGGTATCGATAAACCACAGCGCCAAGTTTATATTGAGGCAGCAATTACTGAAACCGAAATGCGCGGCTCTGACGAACTAGGCATTAATTTAACGGGCGCATTGGGTGACGCTGGTTTTTCTACTGCAACAACCAGTTCAAACCGTGTTACGGATAATTTATTCATCTTTCAAGGGGGTAATTTCAGCTCATTAATTAAAGCGGTCACCACAAATAAAAATACCAAGCTCTTATCAACGCCGAATATATTAATTATGGATAGAGAGCGCGGTTATATTACCGTGGGGCAAAATGTGCCGTTCTTGGTGTCCAAGGAAATTACGGACGGCGGGAACACTGTGCAGAGTATCGAACGTAAGGATGTAGGTGTCTCCTTGAGCGTCACGCCGCACGTTTTGGGGGATATGGTAGTGCTTCAAATCACGCAAGAACCTAGCTCGGTCAGTGATTCCACGCTTGCGGCAGACATTATCACCAATACTCGAACCCTATCGACGGTGGTTGTAGTCAAGGACGGTGAAACCATCGTTCTAGGCGGCTTAATCTCACACGAAACCAAGACCACAGAAAGCGGCGTCCCACTGCTCAAAGATATTCCCGTGCTAGGAAATGTGTTCAAGTCCACGTCAAAAGAGGATGCACAAAAGGATTTAAAAGTAATAATAAAAACGACACTTCTGTGAAATAAAATAAAGAGTTACAGTGTCACAAGGGTGATAACTAATATATTTATCACCCGCTTTAGAAATAAATATAAATATTTAGTGATATTTATATTTATGCACCAAAATAGACCATTATCGAGGTGGGAATAATAAGGGAATATCAACGTTAAAGAAGTCGCGAATAATATCAGAAACCCAAGAAACAAAGCCACCCCTAGCGCAAATATTCAGTATTTCCCCCAAATGCCCGCCCCTTCATCTTGCTAGACCAATGCAGCCGTTCAACACCTGCCCTAGCCTACGTTTAACGCCCTCTGAACGCACCACAGCGACAAATTTAAAGAAAGATAGAGAATCATCAAAGGGATAAGCCCCCACATTGACAACGCTCGCCGCAAGTTTGAATAGGGAGTTTTGTACATATTCCGGTCTTTTTGGGAATATGTACAAAGCGAGTCTTTCGAACTGAGGAAGCGGAATTTACACCCAAGCCGAGGCGGAGAAAGGTCCCTCAGTGGCTGGGGTTGCGGTCCATCTATATAGATTGATGCTATACAAAATCAAGTGCATAATATTAATATCGAAAATAACTCTAGATTAAGGTTTTATGCAAGACTTGTTAAACTCAGTAAAAGCTAATTTATATGATCGCGTTTCTAGCCCTCTATCTGGAACATTTATAGTTGCATTTATATTACACAACTATAAGTTGTTTATGGCTATTTTCAGCGATCTAACTTACTATGAAAAAATTAAAGTTATAGATAAAACTATCGTTTTATTTGATTCTTTTTTTTGGGGTTATGTAATCCATTTTTTTATAATTCCAGGCGCGATAACATTAATTTACTTATTTACATACCCAATCCCATCAAAATTCTTCTTTAATAGATACGTTAACGAAAAATCTGAATTGGTTAAATATAAGAATCAGGTTGAAAATGGGGTTCAATTAACATACCCTCAATCTGTTAAGATAAGAAATGATATAGCTAATATGAATGAACTTATGGAAAAAAGTATTTCTCAAAAAGAAAGAATAATAGCTTCTCGAGAAGAATCCATAAATAATAAAGATGTCCTGCTTTCTGAAAAAGATGATCAGATTCAGAAGCTTCAAAATAAATTGTCTGATTGTCAGTCAAAATTGTCATCAGAAAATGAGAGATCTGCTAAATTTCAAGCCGATATTATTGATAAAAACGGCCTGATTTATGATAGAAACATTATAATTGATGAGTTAAAGCAAGATTATGAACAAATTAGACATATTGGAGCAAATTTAGATTTTTACCTAAATACATACAGCGCTCAACTAATGACACTTTTAAAAGGCATCAAGTCAGATAGTGAACATATAAAAAAGGAATTTTCATATAGTTTCATTGAGGATTATGTGTGTAGCCTTAATGAAAAAAGCTTACCTCACGAATTAAGAAAAATAAGTAGGAAAAATATTTCTTTCCTACTGTATAATTTAATTAGTAAACGTAATGTTCAAGACTTTATAGATAATAGTAAAATGAATCTCACAAAGAATAAAGTCGTTTTTGATAACTAGCTAATACCCTGTCTAGTTATCATCGTCTTTTGTTTAGTATTTTACTTAAAGCCCTAGCGTATTTTAAAAGTTTTTTAAGTGTTTTAATATCGTTAGGGCTTTGTATTTCTAATAATGCAATACCCGTGACAATTTGTTGAGGTGAGACTAGTTGCCCAGTAGGTAGCTTCATTTTCCCTCCTCTCAATTCAAATAGCTCCCAACATTCATCATGGTGCAACTCTCGCTTGGCTGTTATCCTCATAAGCCGCTTACACTCCGGTGGAATGACCTTTCCACTATCCCACTCTTTGACCGTTCTCACAGTTTTGAAACAAAGTTTCGCAGTTTCTTCTATACTTAACTGACACTCTAATTCACGAAAAATGTAATTTTTAGTCATTTCGTGATACTTCATGCATATCTACCTCTAAAGAGGCAGATTGTAATTTACAGTAAAGTAACTTGCATTTAACCGTAACCTGACATAATACGCACTAGCGCATCTTTTTTTAACATACCCAAATTTGTCATCTCTGCACCCAAATCCAGCTTTGAACTGTCTGATTAAGTGACATTGTCACTCATGGTAAATTCACGGCCAGACTAAACATTCGCCTTCATTCGGTCACGTTTGTAGCTCTTAATGATCACATCGAGTTTCTGCAGGTCTTTCTTTTCTCGGAGATTGTTTTTAGCAAAATGAATAGCGTCATTGTACGAAGCGACTGAACGACGATTGAATTGTTTGTTGATGCAACTGATGGCCCGCAGTTTTACGTAAAACAAAATGAGGTTTGGCAGATACTTACCATAATCAAGCAGCTCTTTAAGCTTTACCGCTGCCATATCATAATCGTTGTTTTTAATATTGGTGTTGATATCTTCTTTAAGTGTCGAGTAATCCTTACCATTAAAGCCAGTGTTACGTCTGCGCGTGCTGTAACGCTGTAGAATTAGCTTGCGAACTTTTTGTGAGTTACTCGCATCACCTGGATAGATTTCGATATCGGATAAATCGAGTTCTGTTAAGAAAAGATCCTGCTGTTCTTTTTCACACATCACATCGAACATGTATGCAATATTGACGCAAGTACTCACCGAACCCAGAATGACGTCTTTTGAGTGCTCTACAAGATCATTCAGTATTTGAGCAGCGTTATTTGTGCGACATTCGATGATGTCTTTTGCAACATCGAGCAACTTGATGCAAACATCAATACTTTCATTGTTACTGTAATAATTTTTTCCGCGCTTTAAGACATCCGCAGCCTGCATTAATTGTGTTAACTGTTCTCCAACGGGAGAAACATCTGATGTCTCTTTAAGTGCGTTCGCGTAATCCACATAATAGTCAGCACTGTCATAAATGGTGCCCTCAACTTGGCTCACCAAATTATCATAACGCTTGACTAAGACTTCTACATTGTCGTGTTTGGAACAAGTTTCCACTAAACCTACAGTGGCATCAACGCAATCAGGATTGATTGCAATCGCTTTGTGAAACTGCTTTTCCGCCTCTTTAACCGCCCCTTTCATTAATAACGCTTGGCCCATAACCACGCAAAAGTTGGTCGACATTGGATACTTACGGCGCCCTATTTTCGCTTGTTCAATCGCTTTATCGTAAAACTTTACATGAAACAAAGAACGACAGAGATAATTGCGTGCCCACTCAGACTCACTGTAACTGAGGTAGTGTTCTGCGGCATTAATTACCTTCTCATAGGCTTGATCTTCAAAAGATGCCTTAATCTTAAGTTTGTTCAACCAAGTTGTGGAAATGCCATATTCATTATGACGTTCGATTTCATGAATGGCTTCAAGGATATTTTTGCTATCACGCGCTTCTAGCGCTTTGCGCAGATCACTGGTAACAATAACGTTGCGCGCATTGTTTCGTAACCGGTTTTTAAGAGTATCAATACGGTAAGGTTTGAGTAGAATATCATCCGGTTCATTCTCTAACATCTTAACGATGTTTTCTTTACTGTGATCGGAGCTAGTTAAGATCAAACAACTACGGGGACTGATATTCTGTAAAAACGATTCGATTCGTTTGTAGGTAATGAATTTAGATATATCGAAATCAACAATAATTAAGTCATATATATTATTATTTTTAATGCTTTTTTCAATTTGAGTGATGGCAGTATCGAGTTTTTTTTCGATTTTAACATCAGTAATACTGATCTTATGCAAGATACTCCGAATGTTGGTAAGAGAAAAATCAGAGCGATCGATAATCAACGTTTTTAAATGGCTTATCTTAAGCTCTTTATATACCATACGTCATATCTTTTAAAAAAGAATACACCTCATTTAATTGTGCATCGGATAGTATATTAAATTGAATCTTTGTCAACTTTTATCAAAAATAAGACATTATTGCAGCGTTACTCATAAATCAGCCATTGTTAATATATTTCATTATCTAATCGTTGAATAATATTCGTACTAGTTATCGCCCAAAAATTACAGATGTAACATTATTTATGCGTTTTTATAACACTGTAATGAATTGTAAAGTTGATGATTAATGAAAGATAGATTCACAGCGTGAATGTCATGAAGGGGGTTTTGCGATACATATTCAGATTGTCGCTATGCTAATCTGCAAATTTGTTATCAGTAATTCAGATAAGCAATAAAGATAATGAAGTGGAAATAAGAACAATCGCAAATGAAGTGAGTGAGTTTCCTAAGTCAGTAATATTTTGCATAGTAATGTTGATAAATAAAAATAGCAGCTAATAAATAGCTGCTATTCGAATTAAATCTAGATTCTATTAATGAGATACAGCAAGGTATAAAACAATAAATGGGGCAATTAACCCTAATGCTGCTGCAAAAGAAAAATAGTATAAGTAAGCTGACTTGTCATTCATGGGGTTATCCTCATTGTTCGTGTGGGAACAATCTTATACCTTTATATTAGCTTTGTATAGTTTAAACAGCTCAAATATTGAAAAATCGACGACTAGTTACAGTACCCAATTCGAAAGGTGGAGCGGATATACAGCCCTCTTTGCTAGGCATGATAAAGAGGAGTCCATGAATGGGGTTATGCGAGCCTTGTCTAAGCAATTCACAGCGAAAAAGTGATGTAGGACGCTAGACATAAGGGATTAATTACATATTATATTCATGTAATGTAAATTCAATTTTTAACTTTTCGTTTGTTTTTCAGGTTCACATGAATATCAGATCGTATGTTTGCCCCCTACTTTTGATGTTAGCTCTACCAAGTTTTGCCAGTAATGATCAATCGTTATCGACACAAACTTATGAGCAGCAAACTATTAAAGACATTTTTGGGTATCAGGATGAGTTTAATCAAACGCCTGAACAACAATGGGCCAAAAAAATAGTCGATATAATAAACCGCGAGCTTGGTTCAACCTCTGCCTACCACGGACAACGTTGTAAGGTACAAATACAATTCACAGAAACGGCCTCAATACGTAAAATTCGCACCAGCAATCAAAACCCGCTATGCGATACGCTCTTCCTCACTATACGTCAACACTACCAGTTTCCATTACCACGTAATGCAAAGCTACTGCACCCAGTTTATCAATCGTTGACATTGACCTTCGTTCCTTAACGCCCGTTAAACAATAAACTCAAGTGATATCCCCAAATGCCCTCAAGATGCAGACTTTACAGCTTCATCAACGAGCCCAGGCCAAGTTATTACAATTATCCACGTTTTGTGGTTAATCTAAACCGTTAGTCGCTGTCTACATACGCTAGTTTTATTGTTTCCTAAATGGAAACTATTGGAACGCCTAGATGATCCTTACACTCTCAGCATTAAGACAACGCATACACTCAAAAAGCATTAGGCTGTAATGGACAGACAAAAAGGATATGTGATGTGGATAACTTTGAGTTGTGTCACTTTTTTGCTACTGTCTATTTATTAATCA encodes the following:
- a CDS encoding cell envelope integrity protein TolA, with amino-acid sequence MNIRSYVCPLLLMLALPSFASNDQSLSTQTYEQQTIKDIFGYQDEFNQTPEQQWAKKIVDIINRELGSTSAYHGQRCKVQIQFTETASIRKIRTSNQNPLCDTLFLTIRQHYQFPLPRNAKLLHPVYQSLTLTFVP
- a CDS encoding response regulator, whose amino-acid sequence is MVYKELKISHLKTLIIDRSDFSLTNIRSILHKISITDVKIEKKLDTAITQIEKSIKNNNIYDLIIVDFDISKFITYKRIESFLQNISPRSCLILTSSDHSKENIVKMLENEPDDILLKPYRIDTLKNRLRNNARNVIVTSDLRKALEARDSKNILEAIHEIERHNEYGISTTWLNKLKIKASFEDQAYEKVINAAEHYLSYSESEWARNYLCRSLFHVKFYDKAIEQAKIGRRKYPMSTNFCVVMGQALLMKGAVKEAEKQFHKAIAINPDCVDATVGLVETCSKHDNVEVLVKRYDNLVSQVEGTIYDSADYYVDYANALKETSDVSPVGEQLTQLMQAADVLKRGKNYYSNNESIDVCIKLLDVAKDIIECRTNNAAQILNDLVEHSKDVILGSVSTCVNIAYMFDVMCEKEQQDLFLTELDLSDIEIYPGDASNSQKVRKLILQRYSTRRRNTGFNGKDYSTLKEDINTNIKNNDYDMAAVKLKELLDYGKYLPNLILFYVKLRAISCINKQFNRRSVASYNDAIHFAKNNLREKKDLQKLDVIIKSYKRDRMKANV
- a CDS encoding phage protein; translation: MKYHEMTKNYIFRELECQLSIEETAKLCFKTVRTVKEWDSGKVIPPECKRLMRITAKRELHHDECWELFELRGGKMKLPTGQLVSPQQIVTGIALLEIQSPNDIKTLKKLLKYARALSKILNKRR
- a CDS encoding secretin N-terminal domain-containing protein encodes the protein MKSLIAKTLLAALLVPCCITPALAIEAKSPFEQQQVFEANDTPIGDFVAWYAKQTGLKVLLAQGVTGTVSFTAPHLLPAEYPAFFESVLRSHGYLIEKDGDSYVVRVNADAYNTIKPSDVRLYHLNYVRNTKVVDLISSALKATNTQMVKDKKLDNYMVQVLPSTNAIIVSGTPEQLEKIELILSGIDKPQRQVYIEAAITETEMRGSDELGINLTGALGDAGFSTATTSSNRVTDNLFIFQGGNFSSLIKAVTTNKNTKLLSTPNILIMDRERGYITVGQNVPFLVSKEITDGGNTVQSIERKDVGVSLSVTPHVLGDMVVLQITQEPSSVSDSTLAADIITNTRTLSTVVVVKDGETIVLGGLISHETKTTESGVPLLKDIPVLGNVFKSTSKEDAQKDLKVIIKTTLL